Below is a genomic region from Lysobacter terrestris.
CATGCGCGGCGCCGACGGCGCTGCCGTCTTTCGCCGCGAACAGCACCGGCAGGCAGTCGGCGGTGAGGATGGCGAGCACGACGCCGGGGGTCGAGGTCACCGCGGCGTCGGCTTCCGGCTCGTGCGTGGCCGCGCTGTCGTCGCAACGCACGACGTCCACGCCGTGCACCTGGCGCAGCCAGTGCGGCGGCGACGGCAGCCGCGCGAATTCGGCCAGCTGCTGCCGGTTGCGCAGTACGTCCGCTTCGACGTCGCCCGAACGCAGGCCGAGGTTGAAGCTGTCGAACGGCGCGCGCGAGACGCCGGCACCGTGGCGCAGGGTGGTGAAGCCGTGCACCGACTTCGGTACAGGCCACGCGGCCGGGAGGAAGGCCGGATGCATGGCTCTCAGCGGCCGTCCCGCTTCGCGAGCGCCGCGTCGTCGTGCAGGGCGCGCACCAGCGCGCGCAGGTCGTCGGGCACCGGCGCGCTGCAGCGCACGGCTTCGCCGGTCACCGGGTGGCTGAACTCCAGCACTTCGGCGTGCAGCGCCTGGCGGCGGAAACCGCGCAGGGCCTCGATCAGTTCCGGCGTCGCGCCCTTGGGCAGCTTCAGCGGGCCGCCGTAGAGCGGATCGCCGATGATCGG
It encodes:
- the pgeF gene encoding peptidoglycan editing factor PgeF, with product MHPAFLPAAWPVPKSVHGFTTLRHGAGVSRAPFDSFNLGLRSGDVEADVLRNRQQLAEFARLPSPPHWLRQVHGVDVVRCDDSAATHEPEADAAVTSTPGVVLAILTADCLPVLFAAKDGSAVGAAHAGWRGLAAGVLEATVAALHTPPDHLLAWLGPGAGPQRYEVGMEVYDAFVADDWGAGRAFTSTRPHHWHVDLYALARRRLEKAGLRAHDIHGGALCTIADPQSFYSHRRDQRTGRMASLVWMDPAR